A section of the Humulus lupulus chromosome 2, drHumLupu1.1, whole genome shotgun sequence genome encodes:
- the LOC133814499 gene encoding cysteine-rich receptor-like protein kinase 46 yields MAGLIKRPLLIMFLLLFYQMLVSKAEPLLELVTRVCRDDRVNNQTIYAQNYDIILERLAEGMSVRGYSFGEMGDPPNRVFVFSQCMGDLNTKECSMCFNEIKDILSGCFPSSGGRIFYNGCFIRAENYYFFNHTVEPDDLRVMNYFFLYYIFFIYMHELLMMMMMITCMELAGHVHICIFMQRCSDGLDLRKEYTDVGRKQIADLVKVTMENDGFGAVYKKSNEVSFYASATCWKTLNSTLCQECVQNAADSCAACLPSAEGRVLNSGCTVRYADYDFGNKPDVRRAKVFNTAEILLTYATYVLVGLAVSVFVVMVGIYAGKAAYRRKIRRLKKKVKGRRLDIASSKKGLKFLEFNYLTLEKATEGFNDAHKLGQGGFGEVFKGTLGDGREIAIKRLFATGKSQTEEICNEIDIISSAQHKNLVRFLGCCFTESNSFLVYEFLVNKSLDQFIFDSERSKELDWKKRLQIMIGSAEGLEYLHKGCQMRIIHRDIKASNILLDSKWIPKIADFGLARFSSAGSNVPGVAIAGTFGYLAPEYLAQGRLTEKVDVYSFGVLALEIISGVRNNKLRSNDSFETLVAHVWKHYQSNTVSEIIENSLANEDFGDIERIVQVGLLCTQEVPSLRPNMTMVIQMLKQNDFELPTPTKPPFIDENLELSSSFDSCRWQPSCIPDLCSPHIERET; encoded by the exons ATGGCAGGGTTGATTAAGCGGCCATTATTGATTATGTTCCTTCTCCTTTTCTATCAAATGCTGGTATCAAAAGCAGAACCTCTATTAGAGTTGGTGACTCGTGTATGCAGAGACGATCGTGTGAATAACCAAACTATTTACGCTCAAAACTACGATATTATATTGGAGAGATTGGCGGAGGGTATGTCTGTTAGAGGTTACTCGTTCGGGGAAATGGGGGACCCGCCTAACCGTGTGTTCGTTTTCTCTCAATGCATGGGTGATCTCAACACCAAGGAATGCTCCATGTGCTTTAATGAGATTAAGGACATCTTGTCTGGTTGCTTTCCCTCTTCTGGGGGTCGTATTTTCTATAATGGTTGCTTTATCAGGGCTGAGAATTATTACTTCTTCAATCACACAGTTGAGCCTGATGACTTAAGGGTAATGAATTATTTTTTCCTTTATTATATCTTCTTTATATATATGCATGAGTTGT tgatgatgatgatgatgattacaTGCATGgaactggctgggcatgtacacatatgtatatttatgcAGAGATGCAGTGATGGACTTGATCTGAGAAAGGAATACACGGACGTAGGAAGGAAACAGATAGCGGATTTGGTGAAGGTGACAATGGAGAACGATGGGTTCGGAGCAGTGTATAAGAAATCTAATGAAGTATCTTTTTATGCTTCTGCTACGTGTTGGAAGACTCTCAACAGTACATTGTGCCAAGAGTGCGTACAAAACGCCGCAGATAGTTGCGCTGCGTGCCTACCCTCCGCCGAGGGTCGAGTCCTCAATTCCGGCTGCACTGTGCGTTATGCTGATTATGATTTTGGGAACAAGCCCGACGTCCGCAGGGCCAAAG TATTCAATACTGCAGAAATTCTGTTGACGTACGCTACATATGTTCTTGTGGGGTTGGCAGTTAGTGTATTTGTGGTTATGGTTGGTATCTATGCGGGTAAAGCTGCTTACAGACGAAAGATTCGCCGCTTGAAGAAAAAAG TGAAAGGGCGACGGCTAGACATAGCATCATCGAAGAAAGGTTTGAAATTTTTGGAGTTCAATTACTTAACACTTGAAAAAGCAACAGAAGGCTTTAATGATGCCCACAAGCTTGGTCAAGGAGGTTTTGGCGAAGTATTTAAG GGAACTCTTGGTGACGGTAGAGAAATTGCAATAAAGCGTTTATTCGCAACTGGGAAAAGTCAGACTGAGGAAATATGCAACGAAATCGATATAATAAGTAGTGCTCAACACAAAAACTTGGTTCGGTTCCTTGGTTGCTGCTTCACTGAGTCAAACAGCTTCCTTGTTTATGAATTCCTTGTCAACAAGAGCCTTGACCAATTCATATTTG ATTCGGAGAGGAGTAAAGAATTAGACTGGAAAAAGAGGCTGCAAATAATGATTGGATCAGCTGAGGGTTTAGAGTACCTCCACAAAGGGTGTCAAATGAGGATAATTCACAGAGACATCAAAGCTAGCAACATTTTGTTAGATTCAAAATGGATACCGAAAATCGCAGATTTCGGCCTAGCAAGATTTTCTTCAGCTGGCAGCAACGTTCCTGGTGTTGCTATTGCAGGAACATT TGGTTACTTAGCTCCTGAATACCTGGCACAGGGAAGATTAACCGAAAAGGTTGATGTTTATAGCTTTGGAGTTCTTGCGTTGGAGATAATAAGTGGGGTGAGGAACAACAAATTGAGATCTAATGACTCTTTTGAAACTCTAGTAGCTCAT GTATGGAAACACTACCAATCAAATACAGTGTCAGAGATCATAGAAAACAGCTTAGCAAATGAAGACTTTGGAGATATTGAAAGAATTGTTCAAGTGGGACTGTTATGCACACAAGAAGTACCATCTTTACGTCCTAACATGACAATGGTAATTCAAATGCTTAAACAAAATGACTTTGAATTGCCTACACCAACAAAGCCACCTTTCATTGATGAAAATTTGGAGTTGTCTTCTTCATTCGATTCTTGTCGATGGCAACCTTCTTGTATACCCGATTTATGTTCACCCCATATTGAGAGAGAGACTTAA